The Rhodoferax sediminis genome has a segment encoding these proteins:
- the rmuC gene encoding DNA recombination protein RmuC, with the protein MTHPEFWLPALLALVNLLLLVWLLVRKPPDSGRAELLTTLGAANERLERELRREISESSRGGRQELTQTFGTFQQTLVQQSAEAVRTQNTQIDAFGQQLALLQKTLSDTLSTQLSGLSESNARRLGEVRATLEAQLAQLQQSNAAKLDEMRQTVDEKLQTTLEARLGHSFKQVADRLEQVHKGLGEMQTLAQGVGDLKHLLTNVKTRGIFGEAQLASLLEQVFVPDQYAAQVATRPGSKNVADFAIKLPGRSDDGAPLWLPIDAKFPNEDYERLLDAQQRADVQGAEAAGKALELRIRLEAKSIAEKYVEPPYTTDFAILFLPSEGLYAEVLRRPGLMDVLQREHRVTLAGPTTLLAMLSSLQMGFRTLALEKRSSEVWQVLGAVKTEFGKFGDVLAKVKSQTETVLNTLSSAEQRSRVMGKALRNVEALPELESARLIPLDKDPDDH; encoded by the coding sequence ATGACGCATCCGGAATTTTGGCTGCCCGCACTGCTGGCGCTCGTCAACCTGTTGTTGCTGGTCTGGCTGCTGGTGAGAAAGCCGCCCGATTCGGGCCGCGCCGAGCTGCTCACCACGCTGGGTGCCGCGAACGAGCGGCTCGAACGTGAGCTGCGCCGCGAGATCAGCGAGTCCTCGCGCGGAGGCCGCCAGGAGTTGACGCAAACCTTCGGCACCTTCCAGCAGACGCTGGTGCAGCAAAGCGCCGAGGCCGTGCGCACACAGAACACGCAGATCGACGCCTTCGGGCAGCAGCTCGCCCTGTTGCAAAAGACGCTGTCCGACACGCTGAGCACCCAGCTTTCGGGCTTGAGTGAATCCAACGCGCGCCGCCTGGGCGAGGTGCGCGCTACCCTGGAGGCGCAACTGGCCCAGCTGCAGCAGTCGAACGCCGCCAAGCTCGACGAGATGCGCCAGACGGTGGACGAAAAATTGCAAACGACGCTGGAGGCGCGTCTCGGGCATAGCTTCAAGCAGGTGGCCGACCGGCTGGAGCAGGTGCACAAGGGACTGGGCGAGATGCAGACGCTGGCGCAGGGCGTGGGCGACCTCAAGCATCTGCTGACCAACGTGAAGACGCGCGGCATCTTTGGCGAGGCGCAACTGGCCTCGCTGCTGGAGCAGGTGTTCGTGCCCGACCAGTATGCGGCGCAGGTGGCGACACGCCCGGGCAGCAAGAACGTGGCGGACTTTGCCATCAAGCTGCCGGGCCGCTCCGACGATGGCGCGCCGCTGTGGCTGCCGATCGATGCCAAGTTTCCGAACGAAGATTACGAGCGGCTGCTCGACGCGCAGCAGCGCGCCGACGTTCAGGGCGCCGAGGCCGCGGGCAAGGCGCTGGAGCTGCGCATCCGGCTCGAGGCCAAGTCCATCGCCGAGAAATACGTCGAACCACCGTACACCACAGATTTCGCGATTTTGTTTTTGCCTTCCGAGGGCCTGTACGCGGAGGTGCTGCGGCGTCCCGGGCTGATGGACGTGCTGCAGCGCGAACACCGCGTGACGCTGGCCGGTCCGACCACCTTGCTGGCGATGCTGAGCTCTCTGCAAATGGGTTTTCGCACGCTGGCGCTGGAGAAGCGCTCCAGCGAGGTATGGCAGGTGCTGGGCGCGGTCAAGACCGAGTTCGGCAAGTTCGGCGACGTGCTGGCCAAGGTGAAGTCGCAGACCGAGACTGTGCTCAACACCCTGAGCAGCGCCGAGCAGCGCAGCCGCGTCATGGGCAAGGCCCTGCGCAATGTGGAGGCGCTGCCCGAGCTGGAATCCGCCCGGCTCATCCCGCTGGACAAGGACCCGGACGATCATTGA